The Nicotiana tomentosiformis chromosome 9, ASM39032v3, whole genome shotgun sequence genome contains the following window.
CTGCACATCATTCAACAAAGAAGAAACAATTGCAGGTAGAGTTTCATTAGAGCCAAGAAATCTATACCTTAAGTGCGGCGGAAATAGCTTGAGCTCAAGTTGTGGCGGCTCGATAATTGAAGGCTTAGCGGGAGGAGTCACTTTATACTCTATGTCAATAGAAAGATTCTTTGGTGCATAAGTGTAGGACCCCAAGCCCTTCCAATGCATTCACTGATTCCATGTATCCTTCCATGACCTCCCATCAAAATTCACTAAAATAGCCGCTAATGCCTCACCAAGGCATTCTTCTTCCATCTTCACCTCAACTGCATCCTCTACctcatcaacaatatcaatgacTAAGATACCTTCGTATACATGTGTCAATTTCATACCCTTAATCGCTTGAAAGGTAACTTCTTCGTCATTAACTCGGAACTTGATCTCATTTCGTTTTGAGTCCATGAGTGCCCTCCCGGTAGCAAGGAATGGTCTCCCCAAGATGATATGGATCTCTTTATTGACATCACAATCGAGAATAACAAAGTCGGCAGGGAGGAGAAACTTCCCCACTTTCCCAAGCACATCATCAACTATTCCTACTTGTCGCTTTATTGAACAGTcgaccatttgcaacctcatacttGTAGGCCTAGGCATACCTAATCCCACTTGCTTGTAAATAGCAAGGGGCATTAAGTTGATGCTAGCCCTATTATCACAAAGGGCTCGTGAAAAATCGCGCAATCCAATAGTGCATGGAATGGTGAAGGTTCCCGGGTCCTCTTTCTTTTGGACGACGGTTGTTGCAATGATGGAACTAACCCGCTGAGTCACATTCACCACTTCATTCTTGGTGGTTTTTTTTTAGTGATCAACTCCTTCAACTACTTAGCAAAACCCGGcatctcttgaaatgcttccacaaatGGAATGTTCACCAATAATTATTTGAGGATGTCATAGAACTTCTCGAGTTTGCTATCATCAACCTTTCTAGAAAGTATTTGAGGGAAAGGAAGAGGAGGTTTAGGAATTGGTGCTAGAGTTTTTGATGCCTCTATTACCTTTTCCTTCACCTCTTCATGATTCACTTCTTGAGTTCTCACCTTCTTCAAGAGTCTTTCAACTTCAATAACAATTGGCACCTCAACTTGCGCCGCGGCTTCTTGTTCAGAATCTTCCACTTCGGCCACTTGTTCATTCTCTCCTTGAAGTATTTTCCCACTTTGAGTTGTGATTGCCATACAATGAGAAGTTGGACCACTCCCACTATATTTTGGGTTTGCAATTGTATCACTTGGAAGCATGCCTTTTTGCTTCGGATTTTGATCTATTGAAAGATCCCTCATTTGCATCTCCAACTTTTGAATAGATGCGGTGTGAGAACCCACAAGCTCGGTCATATTCTTCATTGAAGTGTCGGATCTCTCTTGATTTTGCAATACTCTTTCAAGAATGTTTTCCAACTTGGACTCACTTGAGGAACTTTCCTTCCAATGTGTAGAGTTAGAATATTGCCCCTTTGGTGGAACATAGGGGTTTGAACTCCGATTTgaaatgttattgttgttgttgttgttactccaatttccttgatttgaactACCTTGGTCGTTTTGCCACTGTTGGTTGCCTTGCCCTTGCGGGTTAGACCTCCATTGGTATTGTTGTCCTGAACATTGGTAGGATTGTATT
Protein-coding sequences here:
- the LOC138899079 gene encoding uncharacterized protein, with the protein product MPLAIYKQVGLGMPRPTSMRLQMVDCSIKRQVGIVDDVLGKVGKFLLPADFVILDCDVNKEIHIILGRPFLATGRALMDSKRNEIKFRVNDEEVTFQAIKGMKLTHVYEGILVIDIVDEVEDAVEVKMEEECLGEALAAILVNFDGRSWKDTWNQ